A part of Streptomyces sp. NBC_00557 genomic DNA contains:
- a CDS encoding response regulator transcription factor: MRVLLVESDLQLARCVAEGLRRQGFEVDHVTTGAEALRSCPQADVVLLNLGVPSLRGLRLCRDIRAVSAVPVVAVSADGSEATRVRALRSGADVCLDKPYGFRELVARIEAVTRRTRAARPHRTTPVHEISPVSIDVVAREARVGGRCLALTEKEFDLLRLLVSQAGTVVSRDQIMLQVWGEAHNRRSRTVDTHIASLRRKLGDAGRWIVTVRGVGFRFAPPGSPTPIQPAEGPAQSAMTRPGGRGVGSLGATAAVRTVQPTIPARDRIGRERHLSRASSAHRIHN; encoded by the coding sequence GTGCGCGTACTGCTCGTCGAAAGCGATCTCCAACTCGCCCGCTGCGTGGCGGAAGGCCTGCGGCGGCAGGGGTTCGAGGTCGACCACGTGACCACGGGAGCCGAGGCGCTGCGTTCCTGCCCGCAGGCCGACGTCGTACTGCTGAACCTCGGTGTTCCCAGCCTCCGGGGTCTGCGTCTGTGCCGCGACATACGTGCCGTCAGCGCCGTGCCCGTCGTGGCGGTCAGCGCCGACGGCAGCGAGGCGACTCGCGTCCGCGCGCTGCGCTCGGGTGCCGATGTGTGCCTCGACAAGCCCTACGGGTTCAGGGAACTGGTCGCTCGCATCGAAGCGGTCACGCGCCGGACACGTGCCGCCCGGCCCCACCGCACCACACCTGTGCACGAGATCTCACCGGTCAGCATCGACGTGGTCGCCCGGGAGGCCCGCGTCGGTGGGCGCTGCCTCGCCCTCACGGAGAAGGAGTTCGACCTTCTCCGACTCCTGGTGTCGCAGGCCGGGACCGTCGTCTCCCGGGACCAGATCATGCTCCAGGTCTGGGGCGAGGCGCACAACAGGCGCAGCCGCACCGTGGACACCCACATCGCCAGCCTGCGACGGAAGTTGGGGGACGCCGGCCGGTGGATCGTCACCGTCCGCGGCGTCGGTTTCCGCTTCGCCCCTCCCGGCAGCCCCACGCCGATCCAACCCGCCGAAGGGCCCGCCCAGAGCGCCATGACACGCCCGGGCGGCCGCGGCGTGGGCTCCCTGGGCGCGACGGCGGCCGTCAGGACCGTCCAGCCCACGATCCCCGCGCGGGATCGGATCGGCCGCGAGCGCCAC
- the fabD gene encoding ACP S-malonyltransferase, translating into MASTAFVFPGQGSQRAGMGADFVQRRPDLVDTYYRAADDLLGFPLSRLCHEGPAEALRDTAVTQPAVFLTEIVVLDVLRAHDVVPDVVAGHSLGEYAAAVCADALSWQDALRLVRLRGRLMAEVNERVPGAMAAVVGLDLPTVRALCAQAAADTGQVLEVANDNEPAQTVVSGQTEAVRALADAAKEAGARRVVPLGVGAPFHCSLMRDIEEEFAEALAAVDFRAPSVPMVSSVTGAPVTSAEEVVAALRTQLSAPVLWTGTVRTLAGLGVRRYVEVGPGRVLSGLCRRTEPTARAFSTGTVGELAATVDALASDRAEAASA; encoded by the coding sequence ATGGCATCCACCGCGTTCGTCTTCCCCGGCCAGGGCTCGCAGCGCGCCGGCATGGGCGCCGATTTCGTGCAGCGGCGTCCCGACCTGGTCGACACCTACTATCGCGCCGCCGACGACCTGTTGGGCTTTCCGCTGTCGCGGCTGTGCCACGAAGGACCGGCCGAAGCCCTGCGCGACACGGCGGTCACGCAGCCCGCTGTCTTCCTGACCGAGATCGTCGTCCTCGACGTCCTGCGCGCTCACGACGTCGTGCCCGACGTCGTGGCCGGGCACAGCCTCGGCGAGTACGCGGCCGCCGTGTGCGCCGACGCGCTGTCCTGGCAGGACGCCCTGCGCCTGGTGCGGCTGCGCGGGCGGCTGATGGCCGAGGTCAACGAGCGGGTGCCGGGGGCCATGGCCGCCGTGGTGGGCCTGGACCTGCCCACCGTACGGGCCCTGTGCGCCCAGGCAGCCGCCGACACGGGCCAGGTGCTGGAGGTGGCGAACGACAACGAGCCCGCCCAGACCGTGGTGTCGGGCCAGACGGAGGCTGTCCGGGCCCTGGCCGACGCAGCGAAGGAGGCGGGCGCCCGACGCGTCGTGCCGCTCGGGGTGGGGGCGCCGTTCCACTGCTCGCTCATGCGTGACATCGAGGAGGAGTTCGCCGAGGCGTTGGCGGCGGTCGACTTCCGTGCTCCTTCGGTACCCATGGTGTCCAGCGTCACCGGCGCCCCCGTGACCAGCGCCGAGGAAGTCGTCGCGGCCCTGCGCACACAGCTGTCGGCACCCGTGCTGTGGACCGGCACGGTGCGCACGCTGGCCGGCCTGGGGGTGCGGCGGTACGTCGAGGTCGGACCGGGCCGGGTGCTGAGCGGTCTGTGCCGCAGGACGGAGCCGACCGCCCGCGCCTTCAGCACCGGAACCGTCGGCGAACTCGCCGCCACGGTGGACGCCCTGGCCTCGGACCGCGCCGAGGCGGCCTCCGCCTGA